Proteins from a single region of Paenibacillus sp. BIHB 4019:
- the cyoE gene encoding heme o synthase, protein MLMQSNTNSIERMPISITKVLFETIKFGIIKSNLIAMIAGLSMALYVHHLSFFDKIGNIVLALIGSALVIGAAGIFNNLYDRDIDAIMERTKNRPTVSGIVDVGSGLIMGIWIAAGGLVALYMSSPLAAYCGFLGLFLYVVPYTMWTKRRTIYNTEVGSLSGAMPPLIGWAAISPDIFHPGAMALFLLMVIWQMPHFYAIGIRRMEEYRAANIPMLPVVKGIRRTYVQMNVYLVALFLSSFMFWSFNPYIAVANALLSLAWLVLSVDGYRRKPEEKWARSMFIFSLNHITVLLLMIVGYSLGAPLL, encoded by the coding sequence ATGCTGATGCAAAGCAATACAAATAGTATCGAACGAATGCCGATCTCCATTACGAAGGTGCTCTTTGAGACGATAAAGTTTGGCATTATTAAGTCGAACCTCATTGCGATGATTGCAGGGCTTAGCATGGCGCTGTACGTTCATCACTTATCGTTTTTCGATAAGATCGGCAACATCGTGTTGGCTTTGATCGGATCTGCCTTGGTGATCGGAGCAGCCGGCATTTTCAATAATTTATATGATCGCGATATCGATGCCATTATGGAACGGACGAAAAATAGGCCGACTGTATCCGGAATCGTTGATGTCGGGAGCGGGCTAATCATGGGGATCTGGATCGCGGCCGGCGGCCTTGTCGCGTTGTATATGTCTTCTCCGCTTGCCGCTTACTGCGGCTTTCTGGGGCTGTTCCTCTATGTCGTGCCTTATACCATGTGGACGAAGCGCAGAACCATCTATAATACGGAGGTGGGCAGCTTGTCAGGGGCGATGCCTCCGCTGATCGGTTGGGCCGCTATTTCACCTGACATTTTTCACCCTGGTGCAATGGCGTTGTTCCTGTTAATGGTGATTTGGCAGATGCCGCATTTTTATGCCATCGGCATTCGTCGTATGGAGGAATACCGGGCGGCTAACATCCCGATGCTGCCGGTCGTCAAGGGCATTCGCAGAACGTATGTGCAGATGAATGTATATCTGGTTGCGTTGTTCCTGAGCAGCTTCATGTTCTGGTCCTTTAATCCGTATATCGCTGTGGCGAATGCGCTCCTGAGCTTGGCTTGGTTAGTTCTGAGCGTCGACGGATATCGTCGGAAGCCGGAGGAAAAGTGGGCGCGTTCGATGTTCATTTTTTCGCTGAACCACATCACGGTGCTGCTGCTGATGATCGTCGGCTACTCCTTGGGTGCGCCTTTGTTATAA
- the catA gene encoding type A chloramphenicol O-acetyltransferase, producing the protein MNFNPIIMDNWSRKPYFEHYINKVRCTFSMTSNIDITRLLTELKSQEIKLYPALIHMIAAVVNSHHEFRTCFHSDGTLGYWDRLSPSFTIFHDDDKTFSSMWTLYGEDFNDFYSRYLDDMKKYGKVKQFASKPNEPPNTFPISSIPWVSFTGFNLNIYNEGTFLLPIFTMGKFFQQEGKILLPLSGQFHHAICDGYHAGMLYNELQLRADTCKEWLPNDTPFR; encoded by the coding sequence ATGAACTTTAATCCGATTATTATGGATAACTGGAGTAGGAAACCGTACTTTGAGCATTATATAAACAAGGTCAGATGTACCTTTAGCATGACGTCAAATATAGATATTACCCGGCTGCTGACAGAACTCAAGAGTCAGGAGATTAAGCTTTATCCCGCCCTCATCCACATGATAGCTGCTGTGGTGAATAGCCATCATGAATTTCGCACATGCTTTCATTCGGATGGTACATTAGGCTATTGGGATCGTTTGTCTCCTAGCTTTACCATTTTCCATGATGATGATAAGACTTTTTCAAGCATGTGGACTTTGTACGGCGAAGATTTTAATGATTTCTACAGCCGTTATCTTGATGATATGAAAAAGTACGGAAAGGTTAAACAATTTGCCTCTAAACCAAACGAGCCGCCCAACACCTTCCCTATTTCTAGCATACCTTGGGTTAGCTTCACAGGCTTTAATTTGAATATCTATAACGAGGGAACCTTTTTGCTCCCCATCTTTACAATGGGGAAATTCTTTCAGCAGGAAGGCAAAATACTGCTGCCACTATCCGGGCAATTCCACCATGCTATATGCGACGGTTACCATGCCGGGATGCTGTATAATGAGCTGCAATTACGTGCTGATACTTGCAAGGAATGGCTGCCCAACGATACTCCATTTCGCTAA
- a CDS encoding epoxide hydrolase codes for MTTAPFVLEPSPIHVSDELLADLQNRLKSTRWPLDAGNDDWFYGVSRNYLEKLVDYWINEFDWRKSEKAINAYEHYKVNVDGVPVHFMRKPGVGPNPVPLILSHGWPWTFWHWSKVIDPLADPGAFGGDPAEAFDVIVPSLPGFGFSTPLPNHPDMNFWKIADLWHTLMTDTLGYAKYAAGGCDVGALVTGQLGHKYSDELYAIHIGSALKLSFFNGDRGWDFAGGRPIPDNITEQVRSQILEFDRRFASHLAVHVLDPSTLAYGLSDSPVGMLAWILERWTKWSDNNGNVENVFTKDDILTHATIFWVNNAIETSMRIYANNNRYPWTPDHSRSPAIEAPTGITFVGYENPPGITTENRIPNFLDSDRAPWYKHVNITAHEHGGHFIPWEIPDKWVEDLRRTFRGRR; via the coding sequence ATGACAACAGCTCCTTTCGTGCTTGAACCGAGTCCGATCCACGTATCAGATGAGTTACTTGCTGATCTTCAAAATCGTTTAAAGTCCACCAGATGGCCACTCGATGCTGGTAATGATGACTGGTTTTACGGTGTTAGTCGGAACTATCTGGAGAAACTCGTCGACTACTGGATTAACGAGTTTGACTGGCGCAAATCCGAGAAGGCGATCAACGCCTACGAACATTATAAAGTAAATGTCGACGGAGTTCCTGTGCACTTTATGCGCAAACCCGGCGTGGGGCCTAATCCTGTACCCTTGATCCTGTCCCATGGCTGGCCTTGGACGTTCTGGCATTGGTCCAAGGTCATTGATCCACTAGCGGACCCTGGCGCATTCGGGGGCGATCCGGCTGAAGCATTCGACGTAATCGTGCCCTCCCTTCCTGGCTTTGGGTTCTCGACGCCACTGCCGAACCATCCAGACATGAACTTTTGGAAAATTGCCGATCTCTGGCATACGCTCATGACCGATACTCTCGGCTATGCGAAATACGCGGCAGGGGGATGCGATGTAGGTGCTCTCGTGACCGGTCAACTGGGACACAAATATAGTGACGAGCTCTACGCCATACACATCGGGTCTGCTCTAAAACTGAGCTTCTTTAATGGAGATCGCGGGTGGGATTTCGCCGGAGGCCGTCCCATTCCCGACAACATCACTGAGCAAGTCAGATCGCAAATTTTGGAGTTTGATCGCCGTTTCGCATCGCATCTCGCCGTTCACGTTCTTGATCCCAGCACACTCGCCTACGGACTGAGCGACTCGCCAGTTGGCATGCTCGCATGGATCTTGGAACGATGGACCAAATGGAGTGACAATAACGGCAACGTCGAGAATGTCTTTACTAAGGACGACATCCTTACACACGCAACCATCTTCTGGGTCAACAACGCCATTGAAACCTCAATGCGCATCTATGCAAACAATAACCGCTATCCATGGACACCCGATCATAGTCGCTCGCCTGCCATTGAAGCACCAACCGGTATTACCTTTGTGGGCTACGAAAATCCGCCGGGTATCACGACCGAAAATCGCATACCGAATTTTCTCGACAGCGATCGGGCTCCTTGGTATAAACATGTCAACATCACAGCCCACGAACATGGTGGACACTTCATCCCCTGGGAAATTCCGGACAAATGGGTTGAGGATTTG
- a CDS encoding sensor histidine kinase, with protein MRIKFNIFQKLLVLLLILLTPVVALYYYSTYKSINVIQEELIKASLNQMELFMAQLDASIEKFDLVSAPMLVDTNVLEYRYNLNMSDYSLMKTRLLIQEKLSLASASGNWRNDMTIFFPQKGDSISSSPSYEFDLEEFEGRFSLGWSYSEDLGIGSGFTRTYVTTGYKPARPNELDVAVRINLYKWSFENLLDTYKAGHSNNPFFYKEGHAIIASRSAQGLKMDGIVAELGDRVNSRTSGFLIHSFDGRPYLITYYYSNLLDWQLIDSVPLDQIIGPIKQQRVLFGASSFILLLSGIAAATALYWNVQRPIFRLVHAVQQIKRGDYAYRLPKKSNNEFAFLMQNFNEMATQIQDLIEHDLQSRILARDATLKQLQAQIHPHFLYNCLGFIINMTKMGKDRAVIDMAYHLADYYRYTTRMDNQGASMGEELAFVRIHLEILRLRNETLTYSIELPEELAQLRVPRLLIQPIVENALVHGLENVEYPGRVEIRVYVKDSWVHLEVEDNGKGLNMEQIGQLHKELRVPAGEYAGCGLWNVYQRLQGNHGADAKMAFIPSRLGGLAVSLVWRLKNEE; from the coding sequence ATGCGAATCAAATTCAACATCTTTCAGAAATTGCTTGTGTTGCTGCTGATTTTGCTGACGCCGGTCGTGGCGCTTTATTATTATTCAACGTACAAAAGCATCAATGTCATACAGGAGGAGCTCATTAAGGCGAGTCTGAACCAGATGGAGCTTTTTATGGCACAGCTGGATGCCAGCATAGAGAAATTCGATCTGGTCTCTGCCCCCATGCTCGTTGACACGAATGTGCTGGAATACCGGTACAACCTCAACATGAGCGATTATTCCTTAATGAAAACCCGGCTGCTAATTCAGGAGAAGCTGTCGCTGGCCAGCGCGTCGGGCAACTGGCGTAATGATATGACGATCTTTTTTCCGCAAAAAGGCGATAGCATATCTTCTTCTCCCTCCTATGAATTTGATCTTGAAGAGTTTGAGGGCCGGTTCTCGCTAGGATGGAGCTACAGTGAAGATTTGGGGATAGGCTCCGGTTTTACTCGTACCTATGTCACTACGGGGTACAAACCGGCTCGTCCGAACGAGCTAGATGTTGCCGTTCGCATTAATCTGTACAAGTGGAGCTTCGAGAATCTGCTCGACACCTACAAGGCTGGCCACTCCAATAATCCGTTTTTTTACAAAGAGGGACATGCCATCATCGCCAGCCGGTCCGCACAAGGACTAAAGATGGATGGAATCGTCGCAGAATTGGGCGACAGGGTCAATAGTCGTACTTCCGGTTTCTTGATTCATTCGTTCGATGGCAGGCCTTATCTGATCACCTATTATTATTCTAACCTTCTTGACTGGCAGCTCATCGATTCCGTTCCGCTCGACCAAATAATCGGGCCAATTAAGCAGCAAAGGGTGCTGTTTGGAGCGTCATCTTTCATTTTGCTCCTATCCGGTATCGCCGCCGCGACTGCCTTGTACTGGAACGTACAGAGGCCAATCTTTCGGCTCGTGCATGCGGTGCAGCAGATCAAGCGGGGCGATTACGCCTACCGTCTGCCGAAAAAATCAAACAATGAATTCGCGTTCCTTATGCAAAACTTCAATGAGATGGCGACGCAGATCCAAGATCTAATCGAGCATGACTTGCAATCGCGCATTCTTGCTCGCGATGCAACGCTGAAGCAATTACAGGCGCAGATTCATCCTCATTTTTTGTACAACTGCCTGGGTTTCATCATTAACATGACCAAAATGGGAAAGGATCGGGCAGTCATCGACATGGCGTATCATTTGGCCGACTATTACCGGTATACAACACGTATGGACAACCAAGGAGCCAGCATGGGCGAAGAGCTTGCGTTCGTACGCATTCACTTGGAAATTCTCAGGCTTCGCAATGAGACGCTGACCTACAGCATCGAGCTGCCGGAGGAGCTTGCACAGCTACGCGTCCCCCGGCTTCTCATCCAACCGATCGTGGAGAATGCGCTGGTGCATGGACTTGAGAACGTCGAATACCCGGGCCGGGTGGAAATCAGGGTCTACGTCAAGGACAGCTGGGTGCACTTGGAAGTAGAGGATAACGGCAAAGGATTGAATATGGAGCAGATCGGCCAACTGCACAAGGAGCTTCGTGTCCCGGCTGGTGAATATGCCGGCTGCGGCCTATGGAATGTGTATCAGCGGCTGCAGGGCAACCATGGGGCAGACGCCAAAATGGCATTTATTCCATCCAGGCTGGGCGGGCTAGCCGTCAGCTTAGTCTGGAGACTGAAGAATGAAGAATGA
- a CDS encoding response regulator, translating into MNSLLVVDDEKHYADSLADTIPWTKLGISPVLKAYSASEALALMEAFPVDILMTDIRMPRMNGLELIEQARRRSPQLKCLLHTGYADFDYARKAIELQALDYLMKPAKDEQLLEAMGRIVKQLEQERAIEQGFRIYQDNSAELKAGLLLKALSGSLNSEALAEKLKLFDLPLLIPGHVSLCLVRLGPPFDGQDLYSQSLIRFAVTNMLEELLMERYDCWPAADDEGTLLVLVYDLSGAPPDQEWVHERLDQLKREVQNLLKGEIFVGETDCLFPEGLQASYMAVITRLDSDGRSSGQVTERNEEEARLMRKLYETPLLTHLLESEKWEEAEIKIRAFVSPLLHTGSPDLMRDVFFFLSNAFQYIANRSGRTLAQMLTPGQSAYVKGKAMLHASQLEGWALDSLRTLRDKLGEETEDHSQAIVRKTQSYIREEIDKDLSLTMLARRVFVHPNHLSKLFKQCTDTTVSQYIYEQRMLKACELLKHTDYKIYYIGESIGYPNTNWFIRKFRDYYQVTPQEFRDRYRSGMERGESGW; encoded by the coding sequence ATGAATAGCCTGCTTGTGGTTGATGACGAGAAACACTATGCAGACAGTCTGGCAGATACGATTCCATGGACGAAGCTCGGCATCTCCCCGGTTTTGAAAGCTTACAGCGCAAGCGAGGCGCTTGCACTGATGGAAGCTTTTCCTGTCGACATCCTCATGACGGATATTCGTATGCCGCGCATGAATGGCCTGGAACTGATCGAGCAGGCCAGAAGGCGCAGTCCCCAATTGAAATGCTTGCTGCACACAGGTTATGCCGACTTTGATTATGCTCGCAAAGCGATTGAGCTTCAAGCGCTCGATTACTTGATGAAGCCGGCTAAGGATGAGCAGCTATTGGAGGCAATGGGCCGAATCGTTAAGCAGCTTGAGCAGGAGCGAGCGATCGAACAGGGCTTCCGTATATATCAGGACAACAGCGCCGAGCTGAAGGCAGGATTGCTGCTCAAGGCGCTCAGCGGCAGCCTAAACAGCGAGGCGCTTGCGGAAAAGTTGAAGCTGTTCGACCTCCCGCTGCTGATACCAGGCCACGTCTCATTGTGCCTCGTTCGGTTAGGTCCCCCCTTCGATGGACAGGATCTCTACTCGCAGTCTCTAATCCGGTTCGCGGTAACGAACATGCTGGAAGAACTGCTGATGGAGCGGTATGATTGCTGGCCGGCTGCGGACGATGAAGGGACCCTGCTAGTTCTCGTGTACGATCTATCGGGCGCGCCGCCGGATCAGGAATGGGTGCACGAGCGGTTAGACCAGTTAAAGCGGGAAGTACAGAACTTGCTTAAAGGAGAAATATTCGTGGGCGAGACTGACTGTCTTTTCCCGGAAGGGCTGCAAGCCAGTTACATGGCGGTCATAACACGTCTGGACAGTGATGGGCGTTCGTCCGGGCAGGTGACCGAGCGGAACGAGGAGGAGGCGCGCCTCATGCGAAAGCTCTACGAGACGCCTCTTCTGACGCATCTTTTAGAGTCTGAGAAGTGGGAGGAGGCGGAGATTAAAATCCGTGCGTTCGTGTCGCCATTGCTGCACACGGGTTCGCCGGATCTCATGCGCGACGTTTTTTTCTTTCTGTCTAATGCATTCCAGTATATTGCGAATCGCAGCGGCAGGACGCTGGCGCAGATGCTTACTCCCGGACAGTCCGCTTATGTAAAGGGGAAAGCGATGCTGCACGCGTCGCAGCTGGAAGGCTGGGCGCTGGACTCGCTGCGCACGCTTCGCGATAAGCTGGGGGAGGAAACCGAGGACCATAGCCAGGCGATCGTCCGAAAGACGCAGTCTTACATCCGCGAGGAAATTGACAAGGACTTGTCGCTTACGATGTTGGCAAGACGAGTCTTCGTACATCCCAACCATCTCTCTAAACTTTTTAAGCAATGTACGGATACGACCGTTTCCCAATATATTTACGAACAGCGTATGCTCAAGGCCTGCGAGCTGCTGAAGCATACGGATTATAAAATTTACTATATTGGAGAAAGCATCGGTTACCCGAATACGAATTGGTTTATTCGTAAATTCCGTGACTATTATCAGGTGACGCCGCAGGAATTCAGGGACAGATACCGATCAGGAATGGAACGGGGAGAGTCGGGCTGGTGA
- a CDS encoding MarR family transcriptional regulator, translating to MKPKNNLNELNVTDFAMVFEDLTRIFIRMPSIEKLSFTTLSVLHTLSLKSPMRLTELTVNEQVTQSGITQLVTRLERDGLVERRPDPNDGRVVQVHITALGANVIDSRRLNRITKLSKFSEGLTEEEKQAIASAIPALRRLVELGNDS from the coding sequence ATGAAACCTAAAAATAACTTGAACGAGTTGAACGTTACTGACTTCGCTATGGTGTTCGAAGATTTAACGAGGATTTTCATTCGGATGCCGTCCATTGAAAAACTAAGCTTCACTACCCTTTCCGTCCTGCACACGTTGTCCCTCAAGAGTCCCATGCGGCTTACTGAGCTGACCGTTAATGAGCAAGTTACGCAGTCGGGAATCACACAGTTGGTTACCCGGCTTGAACGAGACGGGCTCGTCGAGCGCCGGCCAGATCCAAATGATGGCCGAGTCGTTCAAGTCCATATTACCGCGCTAGGGGCAAATGTTATTGATTCGCGTCGTTTGAATCGCATAACGAAGCTCTCGAAATTCAGTGAAGGGCTCACTGAGGAGGAAAAACAGGCAATCGCCTCCGCCATTCCCGCATTAAGGCGTCTGGTCGAACTAGGAAACGATTCGTAG
- a CDS encoding DUF6273 domain-containing protein, which translates to MENVNFACTPFRNAEPGAIITFGIYPQTAGGADRTPIRWRVLQNAGSELFLLSEYILECRRYHGEFVDISWRNSDMRKWLNDEFYNTAFNDSEKRLIKTSHCTDNGEGSVDTDDEVFLLSVAEVKELTSKHDEAALSVKRRAIGTEFSKLKKEDGCHLYVYDKTVKADYIIEKGEELGCSWWWLRTQPVSCSRAYFIGPRSSIRSYGRVNLARDGVRPAIKVAVP; encoded by the coding sequence TTGGAAAATGTTAATTTTGCCTGCACGCCGTTTCGGAACGCAGAGCCCGGCGCAATCATTACCTTCGGCATTTATCCTCAGACCGCGGGCGGCGCAGACAGAACGCCGATCAGGTGGCGGGTGCTGCAAAATGCAGGCAGCGAGCTGTTCCTGTTGAGCGAGTACATTTTGGAATGCAGGCGGTATCATGGTGAATTTGTCGATATCTCATGGCGTAATTCTGATATGCGAAAATGGCTGAACGATGAGTTTTATAACACTGCATTCAATGACTCCGAGAAACGGCTTATCAAGACTTCACATTGCACGGACAACGGAGAGGGGAGCGTGGACACAGACGACGAGGTTTTTCTGCTCAGTGTTGCGGAGGTGAAAGAACTGACCTCTAAACATGATGAAGCCGCTTTAAGCGTGAAACGTCGGGCAATAGGAACGGAATTTTCCAAACTGAAAAAGGAAGATGGCTGTCACCTGTATGTGTATGATAAAACCGTCAAAGCTGACTATATCATCGAGAAGGGTGAGGAATTAGGCTGCTCTTGGTGGTGGCTGAGAACCCAGCCGGTTAGTTGTTCACGTGCTTATTTTATTGGCCCACGCAGCAGTATACGCAGTTATGGCCGTGTTAACTTAGCTCGCGACGGCGTGCGCCCCGCTATCAAAGTGGCCGTTCCTTAA